In Sphingobium sp. B2D3C, a genomic segment contains:
- a CDS encoding p-hydroxycinnamoyl CoA hydratase/lyase — protein sequence MTSENTYEAVKVTLDDGIAWVSLNRPAKRNAMNPTINREMWQVLDELEVRDDVGVVVLTGEGEAFSAGMDLKEYFRETEGESAIVQARFRRAATDWMWRRLTHYPKATIAMVNGWCFGGAFTPLVACDLAIAADEATFGLSEINWGIIPAGNVTRAVAQVMNHRDSLYYIMTGDPFDGRKAAEMGLVNRSVPLTDLRAETEALARKLLSKNPTILRHAKSAFKYVERLDWDTSEAMLGAMAATAAGQDTERGRRKGMTQFLDEKSFKPGLGGYRRED from the coding sequence ATGACAAGTGAAAACACCTATGAGGCCGTGAAGGTCACGCTGGATGACGGCATCGCATGGGTGTCCCTCAACCGCCCGGCCAAGCGCAATGCGATGAATCCCACGATCAATCGTGAGATGTGGCAGGTGCTCGATGAGTTGGAGGTGCGCGACGATGTCGGCGTCGTCGTGCTGACCGGCGAGGGGGAGGCCTTCTCGGCCGGCATGGACCTCAAGGAATATTTCCGGGAGACCGAGGGCGAATCCGCCATTGTGCAGGCGCGCTTCCGCCGCGCCGCGACGGATTGGATGTGGCGGCGCCTGACGCACTATCCCAAGGCCACCATTGCGATGGTCAACGGCTGGTGCTTCGGCGGGGCATTCACGCCGCTGGTCGCCTGCGATCTGGCGATTGCCGCCGATGAAGCGACCTTCGGCCTGTCCGAGATCAACTGGGGGATCATTCCGGCCGGTAACGTCACGCGGGCGGTGGCGCAGGTGATGAACCATCGCGACAGCCTTTATTATATCATGACCGGCGATCCGTTCGACGGGCGCAAGGCGGCGGAGATGGGGCTGGTCAACCGCTCGGTGCCGCTGACCGATCTACGGGCGGAGACCGAGGCGTTGGCGCGCAAGCTACTCTCCAAAAACCCGACCATTCTGCGTCACGCCAAGTCCGCGTTCAAATATGTCGAGCGGCTGGATTGGGACACGTCCGAGGCGATGCTCGGCGCGATGGCGGCGACGGCGGCGGGCCAGGATACCGAGCGCGGGCGCCGCAAGGGGATGACGCAGTTTCTGGACGAAAAGTCCTTCAAGCCCGGCTTGGGCGGGTATCGCCGCGAGGACTGA
- a CDS encoding FAD-dependent oxidoreductase, translated as MEKRFGAPTARETITEAAREIPVARRTQVLVVGAGAGGYPAAIRAARNGAEVLLIERNAVVGGTGPMSFVTEFLSCENISGILREMQQRLAAHDAAAETFLPEYFNLAYDPEMLKLVVLDMLVEAGVDLLLNTNVVDVIREGDALKGVIIENKSGRQAIFADVIIDASGDADVAARAGVAMHPREDPQPMMMLCRMGGVDWERMQAHARANPDDFSKLWGTPANPLDGAQYVHLTGWKSLVAQGKEEGALPGTFGHHISIFGATPANLRHGIGYLYAVQVLNRDPTDAADLTGAEVEGRRRARDFLPFAKRIPGMEDAFLIDMAPQIGVRDSRRIIGDYTLTRDDIFDGATFADEIALKVYRGPNVKGWVRHKPDGSEGGKGHDLTEMPISVVVLGLPYRCLLPQGIENLLVAGKTVSFDNEAHQRVRLMPECIAMGEAAGVAAAVAVRDGVPPRQVDTDAVRALLSEGGMNLDRSKVRVQQVRETLASRGLNVLMD; from the coding sequence ATGGAGAAGAGATTCGGGGCTCCCACCGCACGGGAAACCATCACCGAGGCCGCACGGGAGATCCCGGTGGCACGGCGCACGCAGGTTCTGGTCGTCGGTGCCGGCGCAGGGGGATACCCAGCGGCGATCCGCGCCGCACGCAATGGGGCCGAAGTGCTGCTGATCGAGCGCAACGCCGTTGTCGGCGGCACCGGACCCATGTCGTTCGTCACTGAATTCCTCAGTTGCGAGAATATCAGCGGCATTTTGCGCGAGATGCAGCAGCGCCTCGCCGCGCATGATGCTGCGGCAGAGACCTTCCTGCCGGAATATTTCAACCTCGCCTACGACCCAGAGATGCTCAAACTAGTGGTGCTCGACATGTTGGTGGAAGCCGGCGTCGATCTCCTGCTCAACACCAATGTCGTCGACGTGATCCGTGAGGGGGATGCGCTCAAGGGCGTCATCATCGAGAACAAATCCGGCCGGCAGGCCATTTTCGCTGACGTCATCATCGATGCCAGCGGCGATGCCGATGTCGCCGCGCGTGCCGGCGTCGCCATGCATCCGCGCGAGGACCCACAACCCATGATGATGTTGTGCCGAATGGGCGGCGTCGACTGGGAGCGGATGCAGGCTCACGCCCGCGCGAACCCGGACGATTTCTCCAAGCTGTGGGGTACGCCCGCCAATCCACTCGATGGTGCCCAATATGTCCACCTGACCGGCTGGAAGTCGCTGGTGGCCCAGGGCAAGGAAGAAGGCGCCCTGCCTGGCACATTCGGCCATCATATCTCGATCTTTGGTGCTACACCGGCCAATCTGCGCCATGGCATCGGCTATCTCTATGCCGTGCAGGTGCTCAATCGGGATCCCACCGATGCCGCCGATCTTACTGGTGCGGAGGTCGAAGGTCGCCGCCGGGCGCGCGATTTCCTGCCGTTCGCCAAGCGCATTCCCGGCATGGAGGACGCCTTCCTGATCGATATGGCGCCGCAAATCGGTGTGCGGGACAGCCGCCGGATCATCGGCGATTACACACTCACCCGCGATGACATTTTCGATGGCGCCACCTTTGCCGATGAGATCGCCCTCAAAGTCTATCGCGGCCCGAATGTGAAAGGCTGGGTCCGCCACAAGCCCGATGGCAGCGAGGGCGGCAAGGGCCATGACCTCACCGAAATGCCGATCTCGGTGGTCGTGCTGGGCCTGCCTTATCGCTGCCTGCTCCCGCAGGGCATCGAGAATCTGCTGGTGGCGGGCAAGACCGTTTCATTCGACAATGAGGCCCATCAGCGCGTGCGGTTGATGCCCGAATGCATCGCCATGGGCGAGGCTGCTGGCGTCGCCGCCGCCGTGGCAGTGCGCGACGGCGTTCCGCCCCGCCAGGTCGATACGGATGCGGTGCGCGCCCTGCTGAGCGAAGGCGGCATGAATCTGGACCGGAGCAAGGTCCGGGTGCAGCAAGTGCGGGAAACCCTCGCTAGCCGGGGCTTGAATGTCCTGATGGATTGA